In Molothrus ater isolate BHLD 08-10-18 breed brown headed cowbird chromosome 21, BPBGC_Mater_1.1, whole genome shotgun sequence, a single genomic region encodes these proteins:
- the LOC118694360 gene encoding fibrinogen-like protein 1-like protein, with protein MATQGLCLLLLTCLLALAVSFPDVDIRNLYLLNGTMDDIMNAPPEPSQIDDGDGHVRQARDLAHHPPVSHASGWPKDCSEIPRGSHSGVYIIQPKGLHHLVVYCEMNVTHGGWTVIQRNQRDTPVTWAEAWSTYKFGFGNVRTEYWLGTEYIHQIAKQKVYQVRFVIQDSADNLSFADYNLFSVEDEEHGYRLRLGSYNGTAGDAMTSDNPNNMHDNMKFSTKDQDQDTYSKNCAYSYEGGWWYSSCYSVRLNYKGGLTWGNLCKGNCKSSLILIKPASYC; from the exons ATGG CTACCCAGGGCCTTTGTCTCCTGCTTTTGACCtgcctgctggccctggcagtaTCTTTTCCTGATGTTGACATAAGGAACTTGTACCTCCTCAATGGCACCATGGATGACATTATGAATgctcccccagagccctcccagatTG ATGATGGTGATGGACACGTCCGGCAGGCCAGGGACCTCGCCCACCACCCACCAGTGAGCCATG CGTCAGGGTGGCCCAAGGACTGCAGTGAGATCCCCCGGGGAAGCCACAGCGGCGTGTACATCATCCAGCCCAAAGGGCTGCACCATCTGGTGGTGTACTGCGAGATGAACGTGACCCACGGGGGCTGGACCGTCATCCAGAGGAACCAGAGGGACACCCCTGTCACCTGGGCCGAGGCCTGGAGCACCTACAAGTTCGGCTTCGGGAACGTGCGCACCGAGTACTGGCTGGGCACCGAGTACATCCACCAGATTGCCAAGCAGAAGGTCTACCAGGTCAGGTTTGTCATCCAGGACTCTGCAGACAACCTCAGCTTCGCAGACTACAACCTGTTCAGCGTGGAGGACGAGGAGCACGGCTACCGCCTGAGGCTGGGCTCCTACAACGGCACAGCCGGGGATGCCATGACCTCAGACAATCCCAACAACATGCACGACAACATGAAATTCTCCACAAAGGACCAGGACCAGGACACTTACAGTAAGAACTGTGCCTACAGCTATGAGGGAGGGTGGTGGTACTCATCCTGTTACTCCGTGCGGCTGAATTACAAGGGGGGCCTGACATGGGGCAACCTGTGCAAGGGGAACTGCAAATCCTCTCTTATCCTCATTAAACCAGCTTCCTATTGTTag
- the LOC118694361 gene encoding fibrinogen-like protein 1-like protein, protein MGLQAGTPWLHRDLVLLPTVVVAMLLLCASAGPAVPTASPRSASGFPPDCSRLRKGSPSGVYVIQPARSPPRVVWCDMDTEGKGWTVVQRNSHDTELTWKQSWTTYKYGFGNVHSDYWLGTEYLHLLTQQGTYKVRFVVRDKANVTHYAEYDIFRVESEASGYPLRLGRHSGDGDDYLTLYHPKKGGIHDNMKFSTVDKDQDQYSGNCAKSYGGWWYNRCQNVLLNAKNYIVWPGFCDKGDCASSLILVKPTDVC, encoded by the exons ATGG ggctccaggctgggacaccCTGGCTGCACCGGGACCTTGTCCTGCTGCCCACCGTGGTGGTggcaatgctgctgctctgcgccagcgccggccccgccgtgcCCACGGCCAGCCCCCGGAGCG cctcagggtTCCCCCCGGACTGCAGCCGCCTGCGCAAGGGCAGCCCCAGCGGGGTGTACGTGATCCAGCCCGCCCGGTCCCCCCCGCGCGTGGTCTGGTGCGACATGGACACCGAGGGCAAGGGCTGGACCGTGGTGCAGAGAAACTCCCACGACACCGAGCTCACGTGGAAGCAATCCTGGACCACCTACAAGTACGGCTTTGGCAATGTGCACAGCGATTACTGGCTGGGCACCGAGTACCTGCACCTGCTGACGCAGCAGGGCACCTACAAGGTGCGCTTCGTGGTGCGCGACAAAGCCAACGTCACCCACTACGCCGAGTACGACATCTTCAGAGTGGAGAGCGAGGCCAGCGGGTACCCCctgaggctgggcaggcacTCTGGAGATGGGGATGACTACCTGACCCTCTACCACCCCAAGAAGGGGGGCATTCATGACAACATGAAGTTCAGCACAGTCGACAAGGACCAGGACCAGTACAGCGGGAACTGCGCCAAGAGCTACGGGGGGTGGTGGTACAACAGGTGCCAGAACGTCCTGCTCAATGCCAAAAACTACATTGTTTGGCCAGGATTCTGTGATAAAGGTGACTGTGCATCCTCCCTCATCCTGGTCAAACCCACAGATGTGTGTTGA
- the LOC129046911 gene encoding fibrinogen-like protein 1-like protein, which yields MGEYRAGKWALLASNGESKGFCSVPLCAAPAWPRDCSEVLAGSPSGVYIIQPTGLHPIMVFCEMSGADGGWTVIQRNRHDTDITWAESWSTYKHGFGNVHTEFWLGTEYIHQITRQKIYQVRFVIWDAANNMKFADYNLFSLDDESQGYRLRLGAHSGTAEDAMDSDNPRKVHNNMKFSTKDRDQDTYRGNCASRYGGGWWYSACYSVQLNVKGGLTWGKLCKGNCRASAILIKPTPYP from the exons ATGGGTGAGTACAGGGCTGGGAAGTGGGCACTCCTTGCCAGCAATGGGGAGAGCAAAG GCTTTTGTTCTGTccccctctgtgctgccccagcttGGCCCAGGGACTGCAGCGAGGTTCTGGCTGGCAGCCCCAGTGGTGTGTACATCATCCAGCCCACGGGGCTGCACCCCATCATGGTGTTCTGCGAGATGAGCGGGGCAGACGGGGGCTGGACCGTCATCCAGAGGAACCGGCACGACACGGACATCACCTGGGCCGAGTCCTGGAGCACCTACAAGCACGGCTTTGGGAATGTGCACACTGAGTTCTGGCTGGGCACCGAGTACATCCACCAGATCACCAGGCAGAAGATCTACCAGGTCAGGTTTGTCATCTGGGATGCTGCAAACAACATGAAGTTCGCAGACTACAACCTGTTCAGCCTGGATGATGAGTCCCAGGGCTACCGGCTGAGGCTGGGAGCGCACTCGGGGACAGCAGAGGATGCCATGGATTCAGACAACCCCAGGAAAGTGCACAACAACATGAAGTTCTCCACCAAGGATCGGGATCAGGACACTTACAGAGGGAACTGTGCCTCCCGCTATGGGGGTGGGTGGTGGTACTCAGCATGTTACTCTGTGCAGCTGAACGTCAAGGGGGGTCTGACGTGGGGCAAGCTGTGCAAGGGGAACTGCAGAGCCTCGGCCATCCTCATCAAACCAACCCCATACCCCTAG
- the SPACA6 gene encoding sperm acrosome membrane-associated protein 6, which produces MSCLPEVNPCLLCFGPPIQRARLCHEITGAFVDELRHKKCIEAIVEASKPLASVTVASGQREELREIVMDAMYSLEERWGKKSLNKSLQEAVSTIWKKLSQLEKVPACIPPCGFQRAARVFQCATCRFVDCQFALDCPVQDLWTYTDETIVLRCNVPFHIPPGVPITWMFAPNLRTQDMALFKELKGNPEKPFSLTIEEPAPGTVACRLGEQTKPIVRKFFYLNGSAGNASVSIRCAADVDIRVPKRIPDPWIQSRAL; this is translated from the exons ATGTCCTGCCTTCCTGAAGTTAacccctgcctgctctgttttGGGCCCCCTATTCAGCGGGCACGGCTTTGCCATGAAATTACCGGGGCCTTTGTCGATGAGCTCAGACATAAAAAATGCATTGAGGCCATTGTGGAGGCTTCTAAACCACTTGCCTCTGTCACTGTAG CGTCAGGACAGCGCGAGGAGCTTCGGGAGATCGTCATGGATGCGATGTATTCTCTAGAGGAGCGATGGGGCAAGA AGTCCCTGAACAAGTCTCTGCAGGAAGCTGTCAGCACAATCTGGAAGAAGCTGAGCCAGCTGGAGAAAG TTCCAGCCTGTATCCCACCCTGTG GATTCCAGCGAGCTGCCCGTGTGTTCCAGTGTGCTACCTGCCGCTTCGTGGACTGTCAGTTTGCCCTGGACTGCCCAG TGCAGGACCTGTGGACCTACACAGATGAAACCATCGTGCTGCGCTGCAACGTGCCTTTCCACATCCCGCCCGGCGTGCCCATCACCTGGATGTTTGCCCCAAAT ctgcGCACACAGGACATGGCACTGTTCAAGGAGCTCAAGGGGAATCCAGAGAAGCCCTTCAGTCTGACCATTGAGGAACCCGCTCCAGGAACCGTTGCCTGTCGCCTGGGGGAGCAAACCAAGCCCATTGTCCGCAAGTTCTTCTACCTCAACG GGTCAGCTGGCAATGCCTCAGTGTCCATCAGATGCGCCGCAGACGTGGACATCAGGGTACCCAAGAGGATTCCAGACCCCTGGATTCAGTCTAGGGCACTGTAG